From Sporosarcina sp. 6E9, a single genomic window includes:
- a CDS encoding DUF3784 domain-containing protein, producing the protein MNIGPVIVCLFTSALLFFFSYLIWKKQEFTLIAGFNENTFRGDKNKLANAVGLFLMISGVLILILPLGIGKIGLVAGQVISILIILGIVILVFYINRLSKSDA; encoded by the coding sequence ATGAATATAGGTCCAGTAATAGTTTGTCTTTTTACTAGTGCTCTTCTTTTCTTTTTTAGTTACCTGATATGGAAAAAACAAGAATTCACTCTCATTGCAGGTTTTAATGAGAACACTTTTCGGGGAGATAAAAACAAGTTAGCTAATGCAGTAGGTTTATTCCTTATGATTAGTGGGGTACTTATTCTTATTTTGCCGTTAGGTATTGGAAAAATAGGATTAGTAGCAGGACAAGTGATTTCTATTTTGATTATATTAGGCATTGTTATACTCGTATTTTACATTAATCGACTAAGTAAATCGGATGCTTAA